In Carya illinoinensis cultivar Pawnee chromosome 6, C.illinoinensisPawnee_v1, whole genome shotgun sequence, a single genomic region encodes these proteins:
- the LOC122313287 gene encoding zinc finger CCCH domain-containing protein 17 isoform X1 — translation MVGAAQQEQQQQQEAQRQQQQKQKQAPSAPTTSSQEEALKRNTDCVYFLASPLTCKKVSKMVPSETPHRVMTSKKLTWTFCYKESKIMLRNGSECEYRHSEFARLNPRDCWYWLNGNCLNPKCSFRHPPLDASLGTQAATSVGTSLPATQTAAMPATNALYGSSKQAVPCIFYQKGLCLKGDRCAFSHGPSPTTSNKVPQALATNVTEPLTSKKTFGGLEKYNQEQKIPQLNVLKPAQIPSHAKPAPKAETDLSRSIVGIERNIPPPAMRLEDDAFRYRATNAFPLISGNTASRSNRLEQTHVTEDHNLQNGKDADDFLRESSPGFDVLVDDELGDSDYYHGEDHFEEPRDHEGMNVNSGNEYDLGNPTDYNSMGDVDRPRFLVPRVHGSYNHKTGQHAWEQHRASSERMVVKPAHMERRRGHRESGSPDQIYESDLRYHLAKQRRVNGLRSVVSRDHAHDNNVEGQNYGSSSRRDALHVPSNESSLGNRLRGRITLPGRSFPVNGGDLHGEKELDKGRSWGRLSPGRPQIFHGRLRDRIKGRVQEDLNEGRNLRSPHIRREITDDNADFVRPKSLAELKVVKGAESKEQQSLGKRKNMDYHQQSEGHLSFEGPKPLNEILKRKRDAEVASSGTGKLSINRGGYNQREMKQALIAGSASTIDTQSANEDDVGHLLGNKEESKNTTVAIRTPAKKTDQAYGSSQAPPNVDVFEAEDGMIFDETVEGQEHEGDDDQRDGDYDYEQVDDGEYNIEEGENADPEEYLDDEDGDGDDFAKKIGVMFS, via the exons ATGGTTGGGGCCGCACAACAGGAGCAGCAGCAACAGCAAGAAGCACAGCGACAGCAgcaacagaaacagaaacaagcTCCCTCAGCGCCAACGACATCTTCCCAAGAAGAGGCCTTGAAGAGAAACACCGATTGCGTTTACTTTCTAGCTTCACCTTTGACGTGCAAAAAG GTATCCAAGATGGTGCCATCTGAGACCCCTCACAGGGTCATGACATCAAAGAAGCTGACCTGGACTTTTTGTtacaaggaatcaaaaattatGTTGAGGAAT GGAAGTGAATGCGAGTATCGTCATAGTGAATTTGCAAGGCTTAACCCCAGGGATTGTTGGTACTGGTTGAATGGTAATTGCTTGAATCCAAAATGTTCTTTCCGGCATCCT CCTCTGGATGCTTCATTAGGAACACAAGCAGCAACTTCTGTTGGAACATCTCTGCCTGCCACACAGACTGCAGCCATGCCTGCAACAAATGCCCTTTATGGTTCCAGTAAACAAGCAGTCCCTTGCATTTTCTACCAAAAAGGGCTCTGCTTAAAAGGTGATAGATGTGCCTTCTCCCATGGACCGAGTCCCACCACCAGCAATAAAGTCCCACAGGCACTAGCTACCAATGTAACTGAGCCTTTAACTTCTAAGAAGACTTTTGGAGGCCTTGAAAAGTATAATCAGGAGCAGAAAATTCCACAGTTAAATGTTTTGAAACCAGCACAGATACCTTCCCATGCTAAACCTGCTCCAAAGGCTGAAACAGATTTATCTAGAAGCATAGTTGGTATTGAGAGAAATATACCACCACCAGCTATGAGATTGGAAGATGATGCTTTTAGATACAGGGCAACAAATGCTTTTCCTCTAATTAGTGGGAACACTGCCAGCCGGTCCAACCGTTTAGAGCAGACTCATGTAACTGAAGATCATAATTTACAGAATGGTAAAGATGCTGATGACTTTCTAAGAGAGTCCTCGCCTGGCTTTGATGTTCTTGTAGATGATGAGCTTGGTGATTCTGATTACTACCATGGTGAAGATCATTTTGAGGAACCGAGGGATCATGAAGGAATGAATGTAAACTCTGGGAATGAATATGATTTGGGTAATCCTACTGACTATAATTCAATGGGCGATGTTGATCGACCAAGGTTCCTTGTTCCACGAGTTCATGGCTCGTATAATCATAAGACAGGGCAGCATGCCTGGGAGCAGCACAGGGCATCATCTGAGAGAATGGTTGTGAAACCAGCTCATATGGAAAGGCGGAGGGGTCACCGTGAATCTGGTAGTCCTGACCAGATTTATGAGTCAGATCTACGGTATCATTTAGCCAAACAGAGGAGGGTTAATGGATTAAGATCTGTTGTCAGTCGGGATCATGCTCATGATAACAATGTTGAGGGACAGAATTACGGGTCTTCTTCACGAAGGGATGCACTTCATGTACCCTCAAATGAGAGTTCCCTCGGTAATCGCTTGCGGGGTAGAATAACGCTTCCAGGCAGATCTTTTCCTGTGAATGGTGGTGATTTGCATGGAGAAAAGGAATTGGACAAGGGAAGGAGTTGGGGTAGGTTGTCACCTGGAAGGCCACAGATCTTTCATGGAAGACTCCGAGACAGAATAAAAGGAAGGGTGCAAGAGGATTTAAACGAGGGGAGAAATCTCAGGAGTCCGCATATAAGGAGAGAAATAACCGATGACAATGCTGATTTTGTTCGTCCTAAAAGTCTTGCGGAGCTTAAAGTTGTGAAGGGTGCAGAGAGTAAGGAACAACAATCCCTTGGAAAGCGAAAGAACATGGACTATCATCAACAGTCTGAAGGTCATCTTTCATTTGAAGGGCCAAAGCCTCTTAATGAGATTCTCAAGAGAAAAAGGGATGCTGAAGTAGCATCTTCTGGAACGGGGAAATTATCAATCAACAGAGGGGGCTATAATCAGAGAGAAATGAAGCAAGCTTTAATAGCAGGCTCTGCGAGTACCATAGATACACAAAGTGCAAATGAAGATGATGTCGGCCATTTGCTTGGCAACAAGGAAGAGTCCAAGAACACTACAGTTGCCATTAGAACGCCAGCCAAAAAAACTGATCAAGCTTATGGGTCCTCTCAAGCACCACCAAATGTGGATGTGTTTGAGGCTGAAGATGGGATGATTTTTGATGAAACTGTGGAGGGTCAGGAACATGAAGGTGATGATGATCAGAGGGATGGAGACTATGACTATGAGCAAGTTGATGATGGAGAGTATAATATTGAGGAAGGTGAGAACGCAGACCCCGAGGAGTATCTAGACGATGAAGATGGAGACGGAGATGACTTTGCTAAGAAGATTGGTGTCATGTTCTCATGA
- the LOC122313287 gene encoding zinc finger CCCH domain-containing protein 17 isoform X2: MVGAAQQEQQQQQEAQRQQQQKQKQAPSAPTTSSQEEALKRNTDCVYFLASPLTCKKGSECEYRHSEFARLNPRDCWYWLNGNCLNPKCSFRHPPLDASLGTQAATSVGTSLPATQTAAMPATNALYGSSKQAVPCIFYQKGLCLKGDRCAFSHGPSPTTSNKVPQALATNVTEPLTSKKTFGGLEKYNQEQKIPQLNVLKPAQIPSHAKPAPKAETDLSRSIVGIERNIPPPAMRLEDDAFRYRATNAFPLISGNTASRSNRLEQTHVTEDHNLQNGKDADDFLRESSPGFDVLVDDELGDSDYYHGEDHFEEPRDHEGMNVNSGNEYDLGNPTDYNSMGDVDRPRFLVPRVHGSYNHKTGQHAWEQHRASSERMVVKPAHMERRRGHRESGSPDQIYESDLRYHLAKQRRVNGLRSVVSRDHAHDNNVEGQNYGSSSRRDALHVPSNESSLGNRLRGRITLPGRSFPVNGGDLHGEKELDKGRSWGRLSPGRPQIFHGRLRDRIKGRVQEDLNEGRNLRSPHIRREITDDNADFVRPKSLAELKVVKGAESKEQQSLGKRKNMDYHQQSEGHLSFEGPKPLNEILKRKRDAEVASSGTGKLSINRGGYNQREMKQALIAGSASTIDTQSANEDDVGHLLGNKEESKNTTVAIRTPAKKTDQAYGSSQAPPNVDVFEAEDGMIFDETVEGQEHEGDDDQRDGDYDYEQVDDGEYNIEEGENADPEEYLDDEDGDGDDFAKKIGVMFS; this comes from the exons ATGGTTGGGGCCGCACAACAGGAGCAGCAGCAACAGCAAGAAGCACAGCGACAGCAgcaacagaaacagaaacaagcTCCCTCAGCGCCAACGACATCTTCCCAAGAAGAGGCCTTGAAGAGAAACACCGATTGCGTTTACTTTCTAGCTTCACCTTTGACGTGCAAAAAG GGAAGTGAATGCGAGTATCGTCATAGTGAATTTGCAAGGCTTAACCCCAGGGATTGTTGGTACTGGTTGAATGGTAATTGCTTGAATCCAAAATGTTCTTTCCGGCATCCT CCTCTGGATGCTTCATTAGGAACACAAGCAGCAACTTCTGTTGGAACATCTCTGCCTGCCACACAGACTGCAGCCATGCCTGCAACAAATGCCCTTTATGGTTCCAGTAAACAAGCAGTCCCTTGCATTTTCTACCAAAAAGGGCTCTGCTTAAAAGGTGATAGATGTGCCTTCTCCCATGGACCGAGTCCCACCACCAGCAATAAAGTCCCACAGGCACTAGCTACCAATGTAACTGAGCCTTTAACTTCTAAGAAGACTTTTGGAGGCCTTGAAAAGTATAATCAGGAGCAGAAAATTCCACAGTTAAATGTTTTGAAACCAGCACAGATACCTTCCCATGCTAAACCTGCTCCAAAGGCTGAAACAGATTTATCTAGAAGCATAGTTGGTATTGAGAGAAATATACCACCACCAGCTATGAGATTGGAAGATGATGCTTTTAGATACAGGGCAACAAATGCTTTTCCTCTAATTAGTGGGAACACTGCCAGCCGGTCCAACCGTTTAGAGCAGACTCATGTAACTGAAGATCATAATTTACAGAATGGTAAAGATGCTGATGACTTTCTAAGAGAGTCCTCGCCTGGCTTTGATGTTCTTGTAGATGATGAGCTTGGTGATTCTGATTACTACCATGGTGAAGATCATTTTGAGGAACCGAGGGATCATGAAGGAATGAATGTAAACTCTGGGAATGAATATGATTTGGGTAATCCTACTGACTATAATTCAATGGGCGATGTTGATCGACCAAGGTTCCTTGTTCCACGAGTTCATGGCTCGTATAATCATAAGACAGGGCAGCATGCCTGGGAGCAGCACAGGGCATCATCTGAGAGAATGGTTGTGAAACCAGCTCATATGGAAAGGCGGAGGGGTCACCGTGAATCTGGTAGTCCTGACCAGATTTATGAGTCAGATCTACGGTATCATTTAGCCAAACAGAGGAGGGTTAATGGATTAAGATCTGTTGTCAGTCGGGATCATGCTCATGATAACAATGTTGAGGGACAGAATTACGGGTCTTCTTCACGAAGGGATGCACTTCATGTACCCTCAAATGAGAGTTCCCTCGGTAATCGCTTGCGGGGTAGAATAACGCTTCCAGGCAGATCTTTTCCTGTGAATGGTGGTGATTTGCATGGAGAAAAGGAATTGGACAAGGGAAGGAGTTGGGGTAGGTTGTCACCTGGAAGGCCACAGATCTTTCATGGAAGACTCCGAGACAGAATAAAAGGAAGGGTGCAAGAGGATTTAAACGAGGGGAGAAATCTCAGGAGTCCGCATATAAGGAGAGAAATAACCGATGACAATGCTGATTTTGTTCGTCCTAAAAGTCTTGCGGAGCTTAAAGTTGTGAAGGGTGCAGAGAGTAAGGAACAACAATCCCTTGGAAAGCGAAAGAACATGGACTATCATCAACAGTCTGAAGGTCATCTTTCATTTGAAGGGCCAAAGCCTCTTAATGAGATTCTCAAGAGAAAAAGGGATGCTGAAGTAGCATCTTCTGGAACGGGGAAATTATCAATCAACAGAGGGGGCTATAATCAGAGAGAAATGAAGCAAGCTTTAATAGCAGGCTCTGCGAGTACCATAGATACACAAAGTGCAAATGAAGATGATGTCGGCCATTTGCTTGGCAACAAGGAAGAGTCCAAGAACACTACAGTTGCCATTAGAACGCCAGCCAAAAAAACTGATCAAGCTTATGGGTCCTCTCAAGCACCACCAAATGTGGATGTGTTTGAGGCTGAAGATGGGATGATTTTTGATGAAACTGTGGAGGGTCAGGAACATGAAGGTGATGATGATCAGAGGGATGGAGACTATGACTATGAGCAAGTTGATGATGGAGAGTATAATATTGAGGAAGGTGAGAACGCAGACCCCGAGGAGTATCTAGACGATGAAGATGGAGACGGAGATGACTTTGCTAAGAAGATTGGTGTCATGTTCTCATGA